Below is a window of Haloterrigena alkaliphila DNA.
CGAGATCACCCGCGCCTACCTCCGGGCCCACGACGGCGACTTCGACGAGGATCCGGCCCACGAACTCGCCCTCGTCGAGAACGCCGACGTCTACCTCTCGCTCGGCGGTGGGCGCAACACGAGCGCGACGGCGGACGTACCCGGCGAGATGCGTCGGGCCCACCGCAGCGCCAGAACCGGGATCCGCGAAACGCGTCTCGACACGCGCTGGGTGTCGACGGTCCACCCGACCCGGTCGCTCGCCCAGCAGGCCACCATGGCCTACGAGGAGTACCAGGACTTCGCGTACAGCGCGATCCTCCGGGACTGGGAGTCGCTGGCCGACGAGATGGCGCGGATGAAGGACCTGCTCGACGAGGGGTCGGAGGTCCGACTGGTCTCTGCCGGCACCGACCTCACCATGCGGATCGAGGGCCGCACGGCGGTCAACAGCGCCGCCTCGGTCGCGTACGACTCGCACAACCTCCCCAGCGGCGAGGTCTTCACCGCGCCATACGCCACCGAGGGCGAGGTAACCTTCGACGTCCCGATGACGCTGCACGGCGAGTCGGTCCGAAACGTCCGCCTCGAGTTCGAGGCCGGCGAGGTGGTCGACTACGAGGCCGAACAGGGCGAGGCGGTGATCGGCGAGATCCTCGAGACCGACGACGGCGCGCGCCGACTGGGCGAACTGGGGATCGGCATGAACCGCGGGATCGACCGCTACACGGACAACATCCTCTTCGACGAGAAGATGGGCGACACGATCCACCTCGCGCTCGGCCGGGCCTACGACGCGAACCTCCCCGAGGGCGAGTCGGGCAACGACTCCGCGGTCCACGTCGACCTGATCACCGACGTGAGCGAGGACTCGCGCCTCGAGATCGACGGCGACGTCGTGCAACGAAACGGTCGGTTTCGGTGGGAGTAGCGTGGTTCGGAACGAACGTAGTGAGTGAGAACCACGGATACCGAACGGTGAGCGTAGCGAACCGTGAGGAATAACGAGGGATCGAAGATCCCTCGAACGAACGGGCGCTACGCGCCCGTGAGTAGCGCGGTTCGGAGGCCCGAAGGGCCGAGAACCGCAGACACCGAACGGTGGGCGCAGCGAACCGTGAGGAGGGTGGGTTCGAGGCGGAACGATCGGGCTCGCTCGGCAGGATTGATCGCCCCCTCCTCAGACGACCGTAGAACCGGTGGTAGCGTCCAATTAACCGACCATTGGGCACTGTCAACGATTACCGTTCGATTTCGAAGCCGCCGCATAATAATGTAGGATCGCGCCCACAGATCGAGTACCGCCGTGACCGGTGGCGGAAGATAACCGGTCGGGACTCGCTGCGCGTCCCGTTATGTTCACAGTTGTCTGCCCGCCCTGCCGGAGGCGGTTCGTATCCGGCACTCGCGGTTCTCGAGGCGTCCAGTTCGATAGTCTCTCGAGTCTCGAGTCCGTACGTCGGCCATGCGCGATCAGCTCCGGGCCGGGGCCGCGATCTACAACGCGGGGCACTACCACGCGGCCCACGACGCCTGGGAGGCCCACTGGCTCGACCTCGAGGCCGGAACCGACGACGAGCGACTGCTCCACGGGCTGATCCAGTTCACGGCCGCGGTCCACCACGCCCGCGAGCGCAACTGGGAGGGAGCCGTCGGCCTGGCCGACAGCGCGCTCGAGTACCTCGACGGGTTGCCTCCAAACTACCGCGATGTCCGGCTCTCGCCGGTCCGATCGTTTCTCGAGGCGCTCGCGGCCGATCCGGAACTCGTCGAGCGCCGGCCACCGGTTCGCCTCGAACACGAGGGCGAGGTTCCGACGCTCGCGGACATCGGGTTCGCGCCGACGGCGATCGCGGCGACCGTCCTCGCCGGGGAACTGGGCTACGACGCCGAACCGATCGAGCAGGCCCGCGCGTACGCCCGCAGCGACCTCGAGGCCGGCGACGACGGCAGTCTGTTCATCAGCCTGCTGTTCGACTTCGTCCGCGAGGACGATCACCGCGGGATCGTCTATCAGCGCCTGACCGACCACGTCGGCCGCCGCGAGGCCCGCGAGTCCGACGTGGAGGGCCTGTTCTGAGGAACGTGGATCACCGTGAGTCTTACTCGTGGCCCGCGATCGGCAGCGGCTCGTAGGGTTCCTCGAGGTAGGCGATGTCCGACGCCGACAGCGAGACGTCCAGCGCCTCGACGGCCTCCTCGAGGTGCTCGACGCTGGTCGTACCGACGATGGGCGCGTCGACCCAGTCCTTGTGGAGCAGCCACGCGAGGCTGAGCTGGGCCATCGTGACGCCCTTCTCGGCGGCCAGTTCCTGCACGCGCTCGTTGATCTCCTCGCCGCCGCCCTGCAGGTAGGGAATCTGCTCGAGGTACTGGTCCGTCTGCCCGCGCGTCGTCGACTCGATTTCGGTGTGAGGGCGCGTGCCGACGCCGCGGGCCAGCGGCGACCACGGGATCACGCCGATCCCCTCCTTCTCACAGAGCGGCAGCATCTCCCGCTCTTCCTCGCGGTAGAACAGGTTGTAGTGGTTCTGCATCGTCGCGAACCGCTCGAGGCCCAGTCGGTCGCTGGTCTGCAGGGCCTCGGCGAACTGGTGGGCCCACATCGAGGAGGTGCCGACGTAGCGAACCTTGCCGCGCCGGACGGCGTCGTCCAGCGCCCGCAGCGTCTCGTCGATCGGCGTGTCGTAGTCCCACCGGTGGGTCTGGTAGAGGTCGACGGTCTCGAGGCCGAGCCGGTCGAGGCTGGCCTCGAGTTCCTGCTCGATGGCCTTCCGCGAGAGCCCGCTGGCGTTGGGGTTGTCGGGATCCATCTCCGCGTAGACCTTCGTCGCGACGACCTGCGCGTCCCGGTCGTAGTCGGCGAGGACGTCGCCGAGGATCTCCTCGGACTCGCCCGTCGAGTAGACGTTCGCCGTGTCGAAGAAGTTGATCCCGAGGTCGATCGCGCGCTCGATCAGTTCGGTGCTCTCCTCGCGCTCGAGCATCCACTCCCGGCCGCTGCCGAAACTCATGCAGCCGAGTCCGATGCGACTGACGGACATGCCGGTCGATCCGAGCGTGGTGTACTCCATAGGCAGTGTTGGACGGGCCGACGACAAAACCTCGTGGCTCGCCGGAACGGGTTGCTGGCTCTCGCCTCCGTGCGCTCGAGTGCGAAAACGGCTCTCAGTCGTGGCGCGCGGAGTTGTCCCGCGGCTCGTACCCCAGAACCTCCTTCGCGCGCTCGAGCGAGTAGTACTTCCGATCGTTGTCGGAGATGCCGTAGACGATCTCGTACTCGTAGTCGGCCCGGATGCAGCGATCGAACAGGTGCGCGCAGTCCCGGTAGGAGAGCCACATCGCCTGCCCGCGCTCGTAGTCGATCGGCGGGTGCCCCTCGGTGAGGTTACCGATGCGGACGTTGACCACCGAGAGATCGTACTCGTCGTGGTAGTACCGACCCAGCGTCTCGCCGGCGGCCTTCGAGACGCCGTAGAGGTTGCCCGGTCGGGGGAGTTCCGTCCCGTCGAGGAGGTAGTCGTCGTGTGGACGGTACAGGTCGGGCGTGCGCTCCTCGGTTTCGTAGGCGCCGACCGCGTGGTTCGAGGAGGCGAAGGCGACCTTCTCGACGCCGGCGTCGACGGCGGCCTCGAAGACGGTCCGGGTGCCGTCGATGTTGTTCGTCAGGACGCTGTCCCACGGCGCCTCCGGGCGCGGATCGCCCGCGAGGTGGATCACGACGTCGATGCCGTCCATCGCCTCGCGGACGGCCTCCATCTCGGTGATGTCCGCGACGACGAACTCGCCCGGGTAGTCCTCCGTCGGCGGATCGCGATCCAGCAAGCGCCACTCGTGTTCGTCCGCGAGGCCGCCGAGGATGGCCTCTCCGACCCGCCCCGCAGCCCCAGTAAGCAGGACTGACTGTGCCATTCGTTCGGTGGAAAGGAAAGCGGCGATAAGAAGCATGCGGTTCCGCGGCAGTTCGGTCGGGGGTAGCACGCTCCCGTCGAGTTCCTCCGTTCGCCGTTCTCTCGGTATCGGTATCTCGTCCGCGTCTCTCTTTCGCCCGCTGATCTCGTGCCGTGGCGCGCGCTGTCGGGGGGCCGAGCGATAGCGAGGCCGACCGACGTACTTGCGCGAGGGATGAGCGAGGGAGCGGGGCGACCGAGCGAATCGGCTGGGGAGGGCGTGGCGATTCCCCGTTGCCACGATCGCAGACCGCTCGTTGTTCGGACGGCGGCTCGTCACCGTTCGTACCGCCTTTCGATCCGACCGCGAGAGTCGCGCGCATCGCAACTCCCTTCCCGAGCGCACGCGAGCACTCGAGCATGACGACCGATTCCGACGAGTCCGATCCGACGGACGCCGAGGCCGCGTGCTTCGAGGCCGGCATCAAGTTCGGCACGCTCTACCACCAGTTCGCCGGAACGCCGATCTCGCCGGACAGCGCCGCGAGTCTCGAGCGGGCGATGGAAGAAGCGATCGAGAACCAGCCCCACTGTACCGAGGTGACCGTCGCCGTCCGGACCGACGAACTCGAGGCCGAACTCGCCGACTCGGCGGCCGACTACACCGAACTGACGGGGCGATTCCTCGAGGTCGAAATCGTAGTCGACTACGAGGGCTGTGAGGTCGTCACGCGAATGGCGATGGAGGACGGCTACCCGCTGATGCGCGTCGAATCGGTTCGGGGTCGCGACTCGTCAGCTGACTGAATTAGTTGTGGGACTCGAGAAGTCCGTTCAGTCGACGTGCGAATGGACCGATGCTGCGATTGAAGCGGCGGGTGCAGCGAAGCGTCTTGCTATCGTGGCAACAGGGAATCGCCACGCCCTCCCCAGCCGATTCACTCGGTCGCTTCGCTCCCTCGCTCATCCCTCGCGCAGCATCGCTGACCGCCCTCGCTTTCGCTCGGTCGGTCACCAGCGCGCGCCACCGCACGCCTGTTCCCAGACCGGAGTCATATAGAGTAGATCCGATTCGCGTGGGCGTGAATCACGAGACGGCCCGGCAGTCGTCGAAATCGAGTCCCGTTGTTTTCGAAATACAGCCGACATTCGGCCGATATCGATCCGCTCGAGTCGCTTTTCACTTTCACTTTCGGGCGACCTTTTAACCCCAGCCCCCGTGAAGGAGATGACATGAGCCAAGCGACGTTCGGCGACGACGAGGAACTGTTCGGCGAGGCCGCCAACGAGATGCGCGAGGACGTCGAATCCTCGCTCGAGGAGGGGTGGGCGGCACTCCCCGGCGCCGACGACATCTGGGAGACCGACGCCGACAACGTGCTCGGCGTGCTCAACGGGCTCAACTCCGCGCTGGACGCCGGCGACGCCGAGGACAGCCTCCGCGACGCGAAGAAGTGGTTCACGATGGGCCAGCGCGCCGACGCCTTCGAGGACGCCGACGATCTCGAGGAGGAGATCGCCGACCTCGAGGCGGCCATCACGGACATCGCCGAGGCGGGCGAACAGGTCGGCGAACTCACCTCGACGATCCCGGCGCTCCGGGGGACCCTCGAGGACGCCGGTCCCGACGCCGACGCGGACGAGGACGACGAGGAAGCTGAAGCCGAGGAGGAGGCCGAGGCCGACGAAGACGACGCCGAAGAAGACGAAGAGTAACGGGTCCACCGAAACGGGCAGGCGTCCGATCTCGGTTCCTCGCCGTCGTCCTCGAGTCGCACCCCTCGCTTTGCACCCTCTCGAGTCGTACCCCTCGAGTCGAGTCGCTCTCGTGAGTACGGCCGCAGGTCACCGCTATTCCCGGCGCGGGGGCCGCGAGACGTCTCGCTCGGCGACCGCCTCGAGCAGCCGCGCCAGCCCGTCGGCCGCGAGCTCGAGCAGTTCCTCGCCCCGCCGCGCGTCCCCGTCTTCGGGGTCGCCAACGACGCCGTTGTCGGTGAACTCCGCCGCGTCGTAGGCCAGATTCGCGTAGCTCGTCCAGTCCCCCCAGCTCTCGGCGCGCCCGTCGCGGGCCTCGTCGATCCGATCCTCGCGGACGAGTTCCGGCTCGCAGTGCCGGAGGAGGGCCGTCTCGAGCGGGCCGCCGTGGCCCATCTCGGCCGTGTGCTCGCCGACGGCCTCGAACCAGGTGAAGGGGACGGCGTAGGCGTCGCCGTCGCGGGTGATCCGGGCGCCGACCTCCCGCAGGGCGTCGACGTTGCCGCCGTGGCCGTTGACGATGACGACGCGGTCGAAGCCGTGGTGGGCGAGGCTCTCGACGGCCTCGCGCACGTAGTTTCGAAACGTGTCCGCGGAGACCCACATCGTGCCCGGGAACTGGCGGTGTTCTTCGGCGATACCGACCGGAATCGCCGGCGCGCGCACGACCTCGCGCTCGACGCGCTCGAGGCCGGCGTCGGCGACCGCCTCCGCGGTCACGACGTCCGTGCCGAGGGGGGCGTGGGGCCCGTGTTGTTCCGTGCTGCCGACGGGGACGACCGCCAGATCGGTCTCGCAGTCGCGGACGTCCGTCCACGTCGCGTCGCGTAGGTCCATGCGCGAGTACTCCCACGGAGCGAACATGAAAGTTCCGCGGTCGTCGGGGGATCCGGTCCGTCGCCAGTACACCCGTTCAGTCTCCGGAAGCGGTGGCGAACGCAGGGCTAACCGGTTTCCGCGGGCGCACTCAATCCTTCGCACATGACTGATGAGGACCGCCAAAGCGGCGTCGACATCGGCGATCTCGGCGACGAACTCGAGTCCGCGGACTACCCGTTGAGCGAGGACGAACTCCTCGAGCGCTACGGCGACGAGGAGATCGAGATGGAAGGGAACACGACGACGCTCGAGGAACTCATCGGGCCGATGGGTGTCGAGGAGTATCAGGATTACGGGGAGGTCGAGAACGCGATCATGAACATGGTCGGCGACGAGGCGATCGGACGGAAGAACTACAGCGACCGCACCCCGCCCGCGGCGGGCGAGCAGCGACAGGACGAGGGCGCGCCGGACCAGGGCGACCAGGAAGGTCAGGAGTCGTTCTAACGGCCATGTTCGTCGGTTTGGTACTCAGTTGATGAGAAAGAGGACCACCGAACCCAGCCCTACGACGACCGCCGGAGTCACGGCCCGATCGACCGGGACGTCGTGCGTCTCAGCGATTCCGTAGGTGAGAATGTAGACGCTCCAGACCGTCGTCGCGAGCACCAGGAGTATCGGGACGATTCCCATGCCGGCCTGTGACGCGACGCTATCGAACTCGGCGGCCAGCCGGTCGGGATCGGAACCGTTGAACGAGAGTTGCCGGACCGTCCACCAGCCGTAGAGTGCGCTCGGAACGAGGGAGACGAGTTCCGGAGCGTAGGCCCAACCGGCGACGCTGAGAGCGTCGGTGAACGTTCCCGGACCGTTCGAGCCGCTGGTCCCGTAATGCATGATCGCGGCGACGACGAGCCACGCGATGACGATGACGATCGTGGTGATCACGATTATCCCGGTGATGGCCGACATGATCTGCTGCTCGAGTCGCGGGCCCAGATCGTGCACCTGAGCGAATAGGAGTCTGATGGCGACGGACAACCAAGCGATTTCTAGGACGACGAAGAGGACGAAGACGCCGATCCCCCTGTTCTGTGCGGTGGCGCGGCTTGTGCGAGCGAAGTACTCCGCGGGATCAAACAACGGTGTTCGCGGGGCCATATCTCTCCTACCAAACAAAAATAATAAAAATCCACGAATTTACAACAAAATCACATATCAGTCGTCATCGTCACCGACGTCCACGTCGACTTCCGTCCGCGCCTGCCGGCGCTGGGCGCGCTCGATGAACTCCTGGGGCAGTTCGTCGATCTCACCGGCCTGGACCCCCCAGAGGTGCGAGTAAAGGCCGTCGTTCTCGAGTAGTTCCCCGTGGGTGCCGCGCTCGACGACCTCGCCGCCCTCGAGGACGAGGATCTGGTCGGCGTCCCTGATCGTCGAGAGGCGGTGGGCGATGGCGAAGGTGGTGCGGTCGGCGGCGAGTTCGTCGATCGAGCGCTGGATGAGCATCTCCGTCTCGGTGTCGACGTCGCTGGTCGCCTCGTCGAGGACGAGGATGTCCGGGTCCTTGAGGATCGCCCGCGCGATGGAGATGCGCTGACGCTGGCCGCCCGAGAGTTTGACGCCGCGTTCGCCGACCTCGGTGTCGTACCCCTCGGGGAGATTTTGAATGAAGTCGTGGGCCTCGGCCATCTTCGCGGCCTCGATCACGTCCTCGCGGTCGGCGTCGAAGGTGCCGTACTTGATGTTCTCCTCGACGGTGCCGTAGAAGAGGAAGGTGTCCTGACTGACGTAGCCGATCGACTCCCGAAGGCTCGCGATGGTGACGTCGCGGACGTCCTGTCCGTCGACGGTGATCGCCCCCTCGTCGACGTCGTACATCCGCAGGAGGAGTTTGAGGACCGTCGACTTGCCGGCGCCCGTCGGACCGACGAGGGCCAGCGTTTCGCCGCCCGCGACGGTGAAGTCGACGTCTTCGATGATGATCTCCTCGTCTTCATCGTAGCCGAACGTGACGTCGTCGTACTCGACGCGACCCTCCGTTACCTCGAGGGCGGGCGCGTCGGGGTTCTCGGCGACCTGACTCGGTTCGTCCATCAGGCCGAACATCCGGGCCGAGGAGGCGCGGGCGCGCTGGTACATGTTGATGATCTGCCCGAACTGGGCCATCGGCCAGATAAAGCGCTGCGTGTAGAGGATGAAGACGACGAACTCGCCCTCGCTCAGCGTGCCGGTGAAGGGGCCGGGCGGCCCCTGAAAGACCCACAGGCCACCGACGAGGAAGGTGACGACGAAGCCGATGCCGGCGATGACCCGCAGGCCGGGGAAGAACTTGATGCGGGTCTCGATGGCGTCCCAGTTAGCGTCGAAGTAGTCCCGCGAGACGTCCTCGACGCGGTCGGACTCGTACTCCTCGGTGGTGCTCGACTTGATCACCTGGATCCCGCCGAGGTTGTTCTCCAGTCGCGAGTTGACCTTCCCGACGGTCGAGCGGACGGCGGCGTACTTCGGCTGGATGACCTTGACGAACAGGTAGGTGAAGACGGCGATCAGCGGCACCGGGAGCAGGGCAACCAGCGCGAGCTGCCAGTTGTACGCGAAGAGGATGGCGCCGATGCCGAGGACCATCACCGCCAGCCGGAACAGGGAGTTCATCCCGTCGTTGAGAAAGCGCTCGAGGCGGTTGACGTCGTTCGAGAGGATGGACATCATCTCCCCGGTCTGCTTGTCGGCGAAGAAGTCCATGTTCAGCCGCTGCATCTTGTCGTAGGTGTCGGTCCGGATGTCGTGCTGGATGTTCTGGGCGAAGGCGTTGAAGCCCCAGTTGCGGAGCCAGTGGAAGGTCGCGCCGAGGAAGAACGCGGCGGCGATGACGCCGACGGTCAGGTAGAACTGTCCGACCTGCGTCGCGGGGACGTACGGGGCGACGAGGCCGCCGCCGAAGGGGAGGGCGTCCGCGTACTCGGTTTCGCCGCGAAACACCGCGTCGAGCGCGACCGCCAGCATGATCGGCGGGAGCAGATCCAGAATTCGGGCGAAGGTACTCGCGACAACGCCGACGACCGCCTGAAACGTGTAGTTGCGTCCGTACTCGAGGAACAGCCGCTTCATCGGGTTCTCGATCTCCTCGCGCTGTTCCTCGAACGGGTCGTCCTCGTCCCAGTCGGCGCCACTCCCGCTCATTGTCCTCGCCTCCGGGACGGCCGCCAATAAGGGTTGCTACGAATCGAAACAGTAGCGCGCGGGGGCGGTCGCCGTCTCACTCGTAGTCGATTTCGATCCGGTCGCCGGCCGCCATCCCCGTCTCGTTGGCGTACCCCCGCGGAACCTCGAGGACCCACTTCGCCGTGCCGGCGTACTCGAGTTCCTCGCCGTCCTCACCGGGGCCGGGTGCGCGGGCGTGTTCGATCGACGTGATCTCGCCGTCGGCGTCGACGAAGACGATGTCGATGTCGAACTCCATCTCCCGCATCACGTAGGTTCGCTCGCCCTCGTCGTCGTGGACGAACAGCATCCCTTCGCCGGCCTCGAGCGACTCGTGGTCGCTCAACCCGGTGTAGCGCTCCTTCGGGGTGTCCGCGACCTCGACCTCGACGGTCGCGAGTTCCTCGCCGGTCTCGCCGTCGACGACGCGGACGGTGCCCGCGTCTACGGTCCACGGCGGCGTGACCAACCCCATCTGGAGAACGAGGACCGCGATCACGGCGACGGCTGCGACCGCGAAGAGGGCCTTCTGGACGCGCTCGAGGGCCATGGCTGCTCCTCGGCCGCGAGAAAGTAAAGGTTATTCGGACGGGGTGACTTGGTTCGGATGCGGGCTCGTGGTCTAGCTGGTTATGACGCGGCCTTTACAAGGCCGAGGTCGGTGGTTCGAACCCGCCCGAGCCCACTATTGCTGTCGCGAACAATCCGTGAGCGGCAGCAATATGACGCGAGTGGCGGGTTCGAACCCTGCAAGTCACAGCGCTCGAGCGAATGCGAGAGCGACCGTTTTGCTTCGGTTCGAACCCGATCGAGCCTATTTCGGGGACGAACGTTAGTGAGCCACAGAAATGGAGGGCGGTTCGAACGAGACCGAGATTCTGGCTACAGGCGGAGGTTCTCGGACGTTGTTCGAACCCGCTCGAGCCCGTCTCTCGGCCACGAACACTCGTGTCTCGAGTCCGATGGGTCGTCGGCGACACGGCTGTTACTACTCCCGTGTTCACAACAGCGTTTAAGGGCGTCACAGCGTACGGGTGCTGATGACGTGTGATGTCTGTGGCGAGGCTATCGAAGGGGTGCGACTGTACAAAGCGAGTACGAGCAAAGGACGGACGGGCGGTCTCGATGTCTTTCACCGGAATTGCGCACCGTAGGCGAGATAGCTGCTCCGGATTCCGTTCAGGCCAGTTCCGGCCTCGAGCCCAGGGTCACGCCGTGTGAGCGGACGCGACGTGGAACTGATGTTCCACGAACCGACACCTGGCTGGTACGAACTGGCTAGAGTAGGTCATGCACGCCGTTGTCTGACTGGCGACGGACGAGTAACGCGGGACTAGGGGCGTCGCAGTAGCTATCGAGCCGTTAGAATGCCTCTTTGAAGAGAGAAGCACGATCGGTCCCCGGTCGCTACCGCGGGTCGATTTCGCGGCGCAAAACGGCGGCGCTGCCCTCGAGCCAACCGAATCGAGCGTCGGTGTCCGTGCGCGGCCGTCAGTGTTTGAGTCGGGCGACGTTCTCCCGAACCCGGCCCAGCAGCCCGTCGCCGGACTCGTGTTCGAGGGCGGCGTGGAGCGTCGAGTTCTCCGGTTCGTCCTTGACGACGACCCGGAGGTAGGGCTCGAGCTGGTCGAAGTTGCTCGCGAGGACGACGGTGTGGTTCTCCTCGTCGTGGTCGACGACGCCCGCGTCGGCCAGTTTCGGGACGTGACACTGGACCGAGGAGACGTAGACGCTCTTGTACTCGTTTTTGGCTACTTCGTCCGGTGGTACGTCGTGTTCCCAGCCGGCCACCTGCTCGGCCAGCGCGGAGAGCTCGATCGGGTCTTCCTGCCCGCGGAGCGCGTAGAGGAGATATCGTCGCCGGCGGTTAGCCAGCAGCTCGAGGATGGTATCTGCAGAGAGTTCCTGCTCCTCCTGACTCGAGGCAAGTGCTTCCATAACACGATGTTACTCGCCAGACCGGAAAAGGGTGTCTTGAATATCTATAATTCCAACAGACTGGCGTCAATGATTGATAAACTCGTTTGTATTCTCCACGTTACCGATCGATATGGTGTCCTAACCGAACCGATGGTGGGCGGATCGGGTATCGGATCTGGACGACGGCGCGGTGGCTCCGATTCGAAATCCTTTTTTATACCATGGACGGAGGTAGAGATGCGCCGCCTTAGCTCAGACTGGGAGAGCACTCGACTGAAGATCGAGCTGTCCCCGGTTCAAATCCGGGAGGCGGCATTTCTGTCGCGAACAACTCGTGAGCGACAGAAATGGAACCCGACCGGTTTGAACCAGACGAGTCGCAGCCCGCGAGCGAAGTCGATCGAAACGGCGGAGCCGTTTCGTGATGACGAGAGAGCTTCGCTCTCTCGAACCACGAGCAGGAACGTCTCGGCGAGGTTCAAATTCGGGAGGTGGCGCTTCTGCTGGACCCGAAATCACGTGTCCGGCGAGTCTCCACGACCGCTATCGGAATGAAGAAAGAATCATATGTTGTCGACCGAGTGACAGCCCAATGCGCGAACGGATCTACAGCATCGACGCCGTTCGAGCCGTCGCGATGGCGTTCATCGTCGCCATCCACGCCGATCTGTTCCGAGGGCTCGGTGCGACCGGGAACGCCGTCAATCTCGTCATCGACACGGTGGGCCGGTTCGCGGTTCCGTTTTTCTTCCTGACGTCAGGGTACCTCTTCGCTCGCAAGTGTACGCGTACGGAGCCCGCGGCCTACGTCAGGGCCCACCTCGAGCGAGTCGGTTCGATCTACGGCTACGCGGTGCTGGGTTACTTCCCGCTCGTTCTCCTCGTGGCCGCGGGCGGGACCGCTCGAGCGGGCGGCGACGTGTCGAGTG
It encodes the following:
- a CDS encoding DUF5789 family protein, which encodes MTDEDRQSGVDIGDLGDELESADYPLSEDELLERYGDEEIEMEGNTTTLEELIGPMGVEEYQDYGEVENAIMNMVGDEAIGRKNYSDRTPPAAGEQRQDEGAPDQGDQEGQESF
- the azf gene encoding NAD-dependent glucose-6-phosphate dehydrogenase Azf, with the translated sequence MAQSVLLTGAAGRVGEAILGGLADEHEWRLLDRDPPTEDYPGEFVVADITEMEAVREAMDGIDVVIHLAGDPRPEAPWDSVLTNNIDGTRTVFEAAVDAGVEKVAFASSNHAVGAYETEERTPDLYRPHDDYLLDGTELPRPGNLYGVSKAAGETLGRYYHDEYDLSVVNVRIGNLTEGHPPIDYERGQAMWLSYRDCAHLFDRCIRADYEYEIVYGISDNDRKYYSLERAKEVLGYEPRDNSARHD
- a CDS encoding ABC transporter ATP-binding protein; amino-acid sequence: MSGSGADWDEDDPFEEQREEIENPMKRLFLEYGRNYTFQAVVGVVASTFARILDLLPPIMLAVALDAVFRGETEYADALPFGGGLVAPYVPATQVGQFYLTVGVIAAAFFLGATFHWLRNWGFNAFAQNIQHDIRTDTYDKMQRLNMDFFADKQTGEMMSILSNDVNRLERFLNDGMNSLFRLAVMVLGIGAILFAYNWQLALVALLPVPLIAVFTYLFVKVIQPKYAAVRSTVGKVNSRLENNLGGIQVIKSSTTEEYESDRVEDVSRDYFDANWDAIETRIKFFPGLRVIAGIGFVVTFLVGGLWVFQGPPGPFTGTLSEGEFVVFILYTQRFIWPMAQFGQIINMYQRARASSARMFGLMDEPSQVAENPDAPALEVTEGRVEYDDVTFGYDEDEEIIIEDVDFTVAGGETLALVGPTGAGKSTVLKLLLRMYDVDEGAITVDGQDVRDVTIASLRESIGYVSQDTFLFYGTVEENIKYGTFDADREDVIEAAKMAEAHDFIQNLPEGYDTEVGERGVKLSGGQRQRISIARAILKDPDILVLDEATSDVDTETEMLIQRSIDELAADRTTFAIAHRLSTIRDADQILVLEGGEVVERGTHGELLENDGLYSHLWGVQAGEIDELPQEFIERAQRRQARTEVDVDVGDDDD
- a CDS encoding aminopeptidase; this encodes MDERVREHAEVLVDWSARVEEGDNVVLSVGPDAHELAVAVAEALGERGANLLATYGSGEITRAYLRAHDGDFDEDPAHELALVENADVYLSLGGGRNTSATADVPGEMRRAHRSARTGIRETRLDTRWVSTVHPTRSLAQQATMAYEEYQDFAYSAILRDWESLADEMARMKDLLDEGSEVRLVSAGTDLTMRIEGRTAVNSAASVAYDSHNLPSGEVFTAPYATEGEVTFDVPMTLHGESVRNVRLEFEAGEVVDYEAEQGEAVIGEILETDDGARRLGELGIGMNRGIDRYTDNILFDEKMGDTIHLALGRAYDANLPEGESGNDSAVHVDLITDVSEDSRLEIDGDVVQRNGRFRWE
- a CDS encoding DUF309 domain-containing protein, which codes for MRDQLRAGAAIYNAGHYHAAHDAWEAHWLDLEAGTDDERLLHGLIQFTAAVHHARERNWEGAVGLADSALEYLDGLPPNYRDVRLSPVRSFLEALAADPELVERRPPVRLEHEGEVPTLADIGFAPTAIAATVLAGELGYDAEPIEQARAYARSDLEAGDDGSLFISLLFDFVREDDHRGIVYQRLTDHVGRREARESDVEGLF
- a CDS encoding aldo/keto reductase, which translates into the protein MEYTTLGSTGMSVSRIGLGCMSFGSGREWMLEREESTELIERAIDLGINFFDTANVYSTGESEEILGDVLADYDRDAQVVATKVYAEMDPDNPNASGLSRKAIEQELEASLDRLGLETVDLYQTHRWDYDTPIDETLRALDDAVRRGKVRYVGTSSMWAHQFAEALQTSDRLGLERFATMQNHYNLFYREEEREMLPLCEKEGIGVIPWSPLARGVGTRPHTEIESTTRGQTDQYLEQIPYLQGGGEEINERVQELAAEKGVTMAQLSLAWLLHKDWVDAPIVGTTSVEHLEEAVEALDVSLSASDIAYLEEPYEPLPIAGHE
- a CDS encoding Yip1 family protein; amino-acid sequence: MAPRTPLFDPAEYFARTSRATAQNRGIGVFVLFVVLEIAWLSVAIRLLFAQVHDLGPRLEQQIMSAITGIIVITTIVIVIAWLVVAAIMHYGTSGSNGPGTFTDALSVAGWAYAPELVSLVPSALYGWWTVRQLSFNGSDPDRLAAEFDSVASQAGMGIVPILLVLATTVWSVYILTYGIAETHDVPVDRAVTPAVVVGLGSVVLFLIN
- a CDS encoding DUF192 domain-containing protein, which translates into the protein MALERVQKALFAVAAVAVIAVLVLQMGLVTPPWTVDAGTVRVVDGETGEELATVEVEVADTPKERYTGLSDHESLEAGEGMLFVHDDEGERTYVMREMEFDIDIVFVDADGEITSIEHARAPGPGEDGEELEYAGTAKWVLEVPRGYANETGMAAGDRIEIDYE
- a CDS encoding creatininase family protein; protein product: MDLRDATWTDVRDCETDLAVVPVGSTEQHGPHAPLGTDVVTAEAVADAGLERVEREVVRAPAIPVGIAEEHRQFPGTMWVSADTFRNYVREAVESLAHHGFDRVVIVNGHGGNVDALREVGARITRDGDAYAVPFTWFEAVGEHTAEMGHGGPLETALLRHCEPELVREDRIDEARDGRAESWGDWTSYANLAYDAAEFTDNGVVGDPEDGDARRGEELLELAADGLARLLEAVAERDVSRPPRRE
- a CDS encoding dihydroneopterin aldolase family protein, coding for MTTDSDESDPTDAEAACFEAGIKFGTLYHQFAGTPISPDSAASLERAMEEAIENQPHCTEVTVAVRTDELEAELADSAADYTELTGRFLEVEIVVDYEGCEVVTRMAMEDGYPLMRVESVRGRDSSAD
- a CDS encoding DUF5790 family protein, which translates into the protein MSQATFGDDEELFGEAANEMREDVESSLEEGWAALPGADDIWETDADNVLGVLNGLNSALDAGDAEDSLRDAKKWFTMGQRADAFEDADDLEEEIADLEAAITDIAEAGEQVGELTSTIPALRGTLEDAGPDADADEDDEEAEAEEEAEADEDDAEEDEE